The DNA window CATTACCTGGTAAATTCCGGTGTGGAGTCTATCATGACGGCGTACAACAGGGTTAACGGTGTACCTAATTCTGTAAACAAGTATTTAATAGGAGATATCCTGCGTAAAGACTGGGGTTTTAAAGGGCACGTGGTTACCGACTGTGGTGCGCTCGACGATGTGTTCCTGACGCATAAAACCATTCCTAATGCCACCGAAACAGCTGCCGCGGCCATAAAGGCAGGAATCGACCTGGATTGTTCATCGGTGCTGCAGCGCGATGTGCTTAACGCTATTAAGAAGAAGCTACTAACCGAGAAAGAGGTAGATGTTGCGCTTGGCTATATATTGAAAACCCAGTTCAAACTCGGCTTTTTTGATGAGGCAGCAAAAAGCCCTTACTATGCGTACCGAGCAGATAGCATCCACTCTGCGCCGCACATTGCATTGGCACGTACAGCTGCGCAGCAAAGCATGGTGCTGTTAAAGAACAATAACAACATACTTCCACTAAAGCAGGATAGTTTCTCCAGCATAATGGTGCTGGGGCCTAATGCAGCTTCTATAGACGCTATGGTGGGCAGCTACCATGGGGTAAGCAGCAAAATAGTGAACTTTGTTGAAGGCATAACTGCTGCCGTTGATCCGGCAACACGCGTTGAATACGACTTGGGCTGCGACTACCGCGATACCACGCACTTTGGAGGTATCTGGGGTGCTGGCAATGCCGATCTGACCATTGCAGTGTTGGGCTTGTCGCCGGTACTGGAGGGTGAAGCGGGTGATGCTTTCCTGGCAGAAAATGGCGGCGACAAAAAAGACCTGAGCTTGCCTGCCAGCGAAATAGCTTTTATGAAAGCGCTGCGTAAAGGTGTTACAAAGCCAATTATAGCAGTGATAACTGCCGGCAGCGATGTGGATGTATCGGCAATAGCCGAATATGCTGATGCCATTGTGTTTGCCTGGTACCCGGGAGAGCAGGGCGGCAATGCCTTAGCAGATATCGTTTTTGGCAAGGTGAGCCCATCCGGTAAGCTGCCACTTACCTTCTACAAATCAGTAAACGATCTGCCGGCATACCAAAGTTATAGCATGAAAGGACGTACTTACCGGTACTTTGACGGGCCAGTACAGTACCCGTTTGGCTTTGGGTTGAGTTACACAACCTTCGCCTATGAAATGGCCCAGCGCCCAAAGACGCAGTACACAGCTAAGGATAGCATCACCTTTACAGTAAAAGTAAGCAATAACGGCTCAATGAATGCAGATGAGGTGGTGCAGGCTTACGTAAAATACCCGGCCATAGACCGCATGCCCGTTAAAGAACTTAAAGGTTTTAAGCGCGTGTCGATTGATAAAGGTGATTCGCAAACTGTAAACATAACCATCCCGGTAAAGGAACTACAGAAGTGGGATCTTGCCAAACATCAGTGGAAACTCTACCCCGGCGAATACCAGCTGGTGATAGGTGGTTCATCTGCCGATGAGAAGGTAGTGGAAAAGTTCCGGATAAAATAGTATTTGCAGGCGTTTTGCCGGGGCTAATTGTCGTGAAAATCTTAGAAAGAAGTGTCCCGCCCAGGGTGTCCCAACTAAGTTAGCTAAAATGCTTGGAATATAGGTTATTTACCTGATAACGATATTGTTATTGGCTTTTGGTTGAACTGTTACTACTGTCCCGAAGTGTCCCGCCTGCTTCTGTCAACAAACTGATAAATAGCACATTAACAGTTTTGAGTGTCCCGGGTGTCCCGCTTTTTAACCGGGACACTTGCGCGTTTATTTGTGGGCTATTGTTTCTGGTAAACCCTCACGTAATCTACCTCAAATTTCTTCGGGAACTTCGTTGAACTTGGGTCACCACCATTGTCGCCTCCTACAGAAAGGTTAAGCAGGATATAATGCGGCTGATCAAAGGGGTTTATTTGGGTGCCGTCATTATTAACCAGCTCTTTCAATGCGACGCGGTTCAACAACTCGTCGTCAACATAAAGGCTGATCTCGGTTGAATCCCAATCCATTCGCCATACATGAAATTTCTTGCTCCAGTCAGGGTCATTAAAGGTGCTGAGCTCCTTTTTCTGGCTGAACCACTTTGGCTGGTAAGCTGTAGACGTACCTGTGGCGATATTGGCAAGCAGCATATTGCGGTAGTACTCCATAATGTCTATCTCACCATTGCTGGGCCATTCGCCATTTACACCCAGCGTCCAGAAGGCAGGCCATAAGCCAGGATCAGTATCTATTTTTCCCCGCATTACAAACCTTCCATATTTCCAGCTGTGCAGTCCGCGCGTATTTAAACTTGATGAGGTGTAATTAATGGTTTCAGGAGCAGCGCGCCAATCTTTACTTTCCGGGTTATAGTTTGGGTTTGGAAAGTTGGCCCTGCGTGCTTCAATTATCAATTTACCTTTTTTGCAGGTGGCGTTATCCGGCTGGTACCATTGTAGTTCGTGGTTGCGCACCAAACCATGTTCAAAGTTCCAGTTGGCGGTATCCGGAGCACCCTTTTTATCGAACTCGTCCGCCCAAACCAGTTGGTAGCCGCCTGTAGTTTCTTCAGACTGGCTCAGAGCAGGCAAATGACTTCCAACCATAAGCACAATAATTAAACAAAGATTCTTAAACATGTCTATTAATTGACGGCAATATAGCCGTTTTGTCCCGATATCAATAAGGTTGCCGTAATCGGCTATAAACAAAAAAGCCGCTCTACTTTCGTAAAGCGGCTTTAGTAGCCCGTAGGGGGAAATAACTTTAGGCGACTTTTGTATGCTTTGAGTGTTTTTGATATCAGTAAACATGTTTTGGCTTTATAGCGCGTAATCTGATTTTACCTATTTATCGCCCACCAGGAACTCCCTAATATTTACAGTGTAATCGCTTTTAATAGCGAATCTTACCAAAACCAGTTCTGTGTTAACTTCCAAACTTGCTGGCAAAGATAAGCCTACATCACAGCACGCTGCGGCGCGCATGCGCCAGCGAGGGGGTAGAATTACAAATCGAATATTTTTTCTAAATTTTTGTAGCTTGCTATTTTAACTATATCTAGCGGACTTTTAGCGACGTTATTTTGATGGTGTTTATCAGCGCCGTGACTGATAAAGAGCTCGATTAATTCTCTTCGGTCGTTCCGTCCCTTATCATTGAAAACAGCCGTCCACAATGGTTGATTCCCATAGTTGTCAGC is part of the Mucilaginibacter terrenus genome and encodes:
- a CDS encoding glycoside hydrolase family 3 N-terminal domain-containing protein — translated: MRFTTPKKILLTIAVSVALLPLKSSAQNAFRNAALPIDTRVKELLSTLTLDEKVSLLGYRSQAVPRLGIPAYNWWNEGLHGVARAGEATVFPQAIALAATFNEKLVQSVSDVISTEARAKYNLSTARDRHLQYMGLTFWTPNINIFRDPRWGRGQETYGEDPFLTAHIGAAFVTGLQGTDPLHLKTASAAKHFVAHSGPEATRDYFNAIVDEKDLRETYMYAFHYLVNSGVESIMTAYNRVNGVPNSVNKYLIGDILRKDWGFKGHVVTDCGALDDVFLTHKTIPNATETAAAAIKAGIDLDCSSVLQRDVLNAIKKKLLTEKEVDVALGYILKTQFKLGFFDEAAKSPYYAYRADSIHSAPHIALARTAAQQSMVLLKNNNNILPLKQDSFSSIMVLGPNAASIDAMVGSYHGVSSKIVNFVEGITAAVDPATRVEYDLGCDYRDTTHFGGIWGAGNADLTIAVLGLSPVLEGEAGDAFLAENGGDKKDLSLPASEIAFMKALRKGVTKPIIAVITAGSDVDVSAIAEYADAIVFAWYPGEQGGNALADIVFGKVSPSGKLPLTFYKSVNDLPAYQSYSMKGRTYRYFDGPVQYPFGFGLSYTTFAYEMAQRPKTQYTAKDSITFTVKVSNNGSMNADEVVQAYVKYPAIDRMPVKELKGFKRVSIDKGDSQTVNITIPVKELQKWDLAKHQWKLYPGEYQLVIGGSSADEKVVEKFRIK
- a CDS encoding glycoside hydrolase family 16 protein, with amino-acid sequence MFTDIKNTQSIQKSPKVISPYGLLKPLYESRAAFLFIADYGNLIDIGTKRLYCRQLIDMFKNLCLIIVLMVGSHLPALSQSEETTGGYQLVWADEFDKKGAPDTANWNFEHGLVRNHELQWYQPDNATCKKGKLIIEARRANFPNPNYNPESKDWRAAPETINYTSSSLNTRGLHSWKYGRFVMRGKIDTDPGLWPAFWTLGVNGEWPSNGEIDIMEYYRNMLLANIATGTSTAYQPKWFSQKKELSTFNDPDWSKKFHVWRMDWDSTEISLYVDDELLNRVALKELVNNDGTQINPFDQPHYILLNLSVGGDNGGDPSSTKFPKKFEVDYVRVYQKQ